A genome region from Hevea brasiliensis isolate MT/VB/25A 57/8 chromosome 9, ASM3005281v1, whole genome shotgun sequence includes the following:
- the LOC110669095 gene encoding uncharacterized protein LOC110669095: MGTPSSIPINPNPSPSPPLPPSPPPQTSPLPQSPPPQSPPLPPDQTPTLIPPTPLSPQTEPQNETPILDTHSPKTMPEPVPTQTKTKGKTQKAAGRPKKTPVEKRKRVPSVPFDLNSPPQPSSEPVSKRTRSSSQTLAPAVQTPISQSPLHSPAAPASSANDLEEVISPLPWAFKDMDMKNAYEKIVSKPVLANKYMDEQILKELGIYDSVFAYLDEQISNQQCLSIKM; the protein is encoded by the coding sequence ATGGGTACCCCATCTTCCATACCcataaaccctaaccccagtcccAGTCCGCCGTTACCTCCGTCGCCCCCACCGCAAACATCGCCATTGCCGCAATCGCCACCACCTCAGTCGCCACCACTACCCCCAGACCAAACACCAACCCTCATTCCGCCGACTCCCCTCTCGCCGCAAACTGAACCACAAAATGAAACACCAATTCTCGACACTCATTCCCCAAAAACAATGCCTGAGCCTGTGCCTACTCAAACGAAAACCAAAGGCAAAACTCAAAAGGCTGCAGGTAGACCCAAGAAAACCCCTGTCGAAAAACGGAAACGAGTACCCTCTGTTCCTTTCGACCTAAATTCTCCACCCCAACCTTCCTCTGAACCAGTCAGCAAAAGGACTAGGTCCTCCTCGCAAACTCTAGCACCAGCGGTCCAAACACCTATATCTCAGTCACCCTTACACTCTCCAGCAGCACCTGCGTCATCTGCTAATGACCTAGAGGAGGTAAtctctccattaccttgggcttttaaggatatggatatgaaaaatgccTATGAGAAAATAGTTTCTAAACCTGTTTTGGCaaacaaatatatggatgagcagattttaaaagaattaggcatttatgaTTCTGTATTTGCCTATTTGGATGAGCAGATTTCAAACCAACAGTGCCTGAGCATAAAGATGTAa